The DNA window GGGCCAGCAGCGTGTCCCCCTGCGCCAGAATCTCTCTGAAAGCGGCGATGTCTTCCGCTTCGCTCTCGACGAGAATTCGGCCGAAATTCTCCACGATCGAACTGTAGCTCAAGGAATCGTTGAGCGGCCTGACGCTGATCAGACGGTCGATAAAATTCTTCTGTTCGGCTTCGGACATGCGCTCGGTCATGCGGCGGAACGTCGAAGAGGCAAGAATGGCCTTCGTGTCTTCGTCGCGGCGGGCCATGCGCCCCTGAATTTCCTCGAGTTCGGAGCGGACGCCCTTTCTCAGCGTCCGCCAGTAAATTTGGGGAGCTTCCGTCCGGTAATAATCGTCGTAGCGGACGATCAGAGCCGCGCGAAGTTTGGCCGGCGATTCCCAGACTTCCACCGCAAAGGAACCGACGTCATAAAGAGCCCAGCCCAACGTGAACAGCGCGCCGACTCCGGCGGCGGCCATGAGAACTTTTCGGCCCAGCCCCTTGCCGAAAACGGACAGCGCTTTTCTCCCCAAGGTACGGCGCAGGAGCTTGCGCCCCAGCATTACGCCCAGAAAAGCGGTGGAACCGGCCAGGGAAAGCTCGGGGCGCCCTCGGATCTTCTTCGTCAGGGATTCGCCGAGGACGGCGCGGTTCTGAGCGGCGGCGCGGCGCACCTGTTCTTCGAAAAAAAGCCGCACCGACGGGGCGTTGACGAGCGCCCCCACCCGCGAGGCCAGCAGCGCCTGATCGTACGCCGAAAGGCGATCCAGATACGTGTCGGTGAAAGAGTCTTCCGTGATCGCAAGGAAACGGTCGTAATCGCCGCGGAACGCCTCGGGAATTTTGTCCTGAAGCCTCTGGGCAACGCCGTCCAGATCCATGGCGACCTGAAGAGCGCCCGTCAGCCTGCCGCCCGACAAGTTGTCCGCAAAGACACGGTCCGCCGCCGCCGTCAGCTTGTCGCTCATCCCCTCGCGCTGCCAGAGCGCGTCGTAATCCTTAAGGAACGACGATTCGATTTCGTCGAGGAAGCGCCGGCGAGTTTCGGCGTCCTGAAAGAGCACCGTTTCGTCGTACGCGATCGCGTCTTTTTCGTATTTCTGAACGGCCGCCGGAAGCCGTCCGCGCATGCCCAGAAAAACGGCGGCCGCCACGACGAGACCGAGAAGTTTTTTGCACATTTCACGCTTCCTCAGGCGCTCGGCCGGCTCGGAAACATCAGAATTCGACCTTGGCGAGAGGCAGAACCGCCGCTCCGGCCGCTTCCATCTCGGCGAAAGCCTTTTCGCCGTCGTCCGGGTTCACGTTGACGGCGCGGCAGCCGTCGCTGACCACCAGCACGTCGAATCCCGCCTGCAGCGCGTCGAGGACGCTCGCCTTGACGCAATAATCCGTCGCCAGCCCGCAGATGATCAGACGCTCGATGCCCGCGTCATGAAGCACGCCGGCCGCCTGCGTGCCGTCAAAAGCCGAATAGGCTTCGGCGTTCGCGTCCGTCCCCTTGTTAAAGACCATCACGTCCACCGGCAGCTGCAGATCGGGGTGAAATTCCGCCCCGTTTTGTCCGGCCACGCAGTGCATCGGCCAGGGACCGCCGAAGTCCTTGAAACTGCAGTGATTGGCAGGATGCCAGTCGCGGCTGGCCAACACCGGGCAGCCGCGTTCGGCGGCCATCTGGATCAACCGGTTGCAGACCGGGACGACCGCAGTGCCGTCCGGAACCGCCAAAGCGCCGTTTTCACAGAAGTCATTCTGAACGTCGATAATAAAAAGCGCCGTTTTTTTCATGCAGAAAACCTCCTCAAGTACATTCCGAAAAGTCTTCGTCCAAAAAAGCAGCTTCGCGGAATTGGATTGAATCATTCATATTATACCGCACACAAAAGAGGATTGTCGTGATAGTATAAGACATTCAGGTATCTAGGCGCAAAAAGCCGAAGGAGATTTGTCGATGAGCACATTTGACGTTGTCGTTGTCGGCGGCGGTCCGGCTGGAATGATGGCGGCGGCCCGCGCCGCTCAATACGGCGCCCGCACGGTTCTGCTCGAAAAGAACCGCGAGCTGGGGCGCAAATTGATGATCACCGGCCGGGGACGCTGCAATTTTGCCCACGATCAGGAAGATCCGGAACTTTTATCGAAAGATTATCGCCGCGGCGGGGAATTTTTATTGCCGGCGCTTCGCACGTTCGGCGCCAAAGAAACCGCCGCGTTTTTTCTGCGCCGCGGCGTGGTGTCGACGCACGAACGCGGGCGTCGTCTCTATCCTCGCGAGGGGCAGGACGCCTCGTCGGTCGTCAACGCGCTGTGGACGGCGCTGAAGGACGGCGGCGTCCAGGTGCTGCGCGGAATAGAAGTTCGCTCTCTCGACATCCTCGGCGGCAAAGTCCGCCGCGTCACAACGGGACGCGAGGAGATCGAAGGGCGCGCCTTCATCCTCGCGACCGGAGGGCTTTCTTTTCCCCACACCGGCTCCACCGGCGACGGTTACCGCTGGGCCCGCAAGGCCGGGCACGAGATCGTCGAAACGACGCCGGCGCTGTGCCCGATCAAGATCGCGGAACGCTTCGACGAGCAGCTGTCCGGCTTGAAGCTCAAAAACGTGCGCGTCACGGTTCGCCACAACGGTGAAACCGCGGACGAACGCTTCGGGGAAATGGACTTCACGCCGTTCGGCATTTCCGGCGCCATCGTCATGGACCTGGCCGCCAGCGTGGGAAACTGCCTGTGCAAGACGGGCCGCACAACCGTTCATATCGACCTCAAACCGGCGCTCGAACCGGAACGTCTCGACGCCCGCATCGAACGCGATTTCCAGGAATTCGGCGGCGACGCGCTGCGTTTTGCGCTCAGAAAAATGCTGCCCGCCCAGATCATCCCCGAAACGCTCAAAACGGCCGCGCTCGACATGGGGAAACCCTGCGGCGAGACCACGGCCGAAGAGCGGCTCGCGCTCAGAAACACAATCAAGGATTTCGTCGTCACGCCCGTGGAGCTTCTGGGATTCAGACACGCCATCATCACCAGCGGCGGCGTGAGCACCGACGAGATCGAGCCGGAAACCATGGCCTCGAAGATCGTTCCCAACCTTTACTTCGCCGGCGAAATGATCGACGTCGACGGGCCGACCGGCGGCTACAACCTTCAGGAATGCTGGAGCACCGGCTTCGCCGCCGGGAGCGCGGCTGCCGAAGCGCTGGGATTCAAAAAGCCCACCGACGAGGACATCGTCAGGCAGATGGAAGCGGCGCGCAGCCGCAGATACGAGATCTCCCAAGCGGAGCGGCAGAAATTCAAGGAGGAGAAAACTGAAGACATGACGATCAAAACCGGCCCCACCGATGACAAAGAGTTCTGCGGCTGGAGAGATCCCCGCAGACGA is part of the Pyramidobacter porci genome and encodes:
- a CDS encoding aminoacetone oxidase family FAD-binding enzyme translates to MSTFDVVVVGGGPAGMMAAARAAQYGARTVLLEKNRELGRKLMITGRGRCNFAHDQEDPELLSKDYRRGGEFLLPALRTFGAKETAAFFLRRGVVSTHERGRRLYPREGQDASSVVNALWTALKDGGVQVLRGIEVRSLDILGGKVRRVTTGREEIEGRAFILATGGLSFPHTGSTGDGYRWARKAGHEIVETTPALCPIKIAERFDEQLSGLKLKNVRVTVRHNGETADERFGEMDFTPFGISGAIVMDLAASVGNCLCKTGRTTVHIDLKPALEPERLDARIERDFQEFGGDALRFALRKMLPAQIIPETLKTAALDMGKPCGETTAEERLALRNTIKDFVVTPVELLGFRHAIITSGGVSTDEIEPETMASKIVPNLYFAGEMIDVDGPTGGYNLQECWSTGFAAGSAAAEALGFKKPTDEDIVRQMEAARSRRYEISQAERQKFKEEKTEDMTIKTGPTDDKEFCGWRDPRRRQTAQQAEEGAGRGDSSGFKKDRRPSFEDRHRERRPFQRPDRPRETRREERDFGERRDSAGRPHFSEERRSFRRDEDRPFENDRDGQRAFRRSDGPREEYRQSFYGRGPREEFSESRRFRETAPEERSRRSEWRPFDRPGSRERDELRAFEQPRDPRPFRENFRDKDPEYQRRSDSPSRNWRPDDQERRPRFSDASRRPYAPDDRERRSSYERGFGDERVPHAERSERPGDNRRGHTGRDFHAGRDAQERRFPGKRRFDEDRPRERDFHHENRPPRNEPPVSKPRPRKFASFSRFKKDRER
- the pncA gene encoding bifunctional nicotinamidase/pyrazinamidase; protein product: MKKTALFIIDVQNDFCENGALAVPDGTAVVPVCNRLIQMAAERGCPVLASRDWHPANHCSFKDFGGPWPMHCVAGQNGAEFHPDLQLPVDVMVFNKGTDANAEAYSAFDGTQAAGVLHDAGIERLIICGLATDYCVKASVLDALQAGFDVLVVSDGCRAVNVNPDDGEKAFAEMEAAGAAVLPLAKVEF